One genomic window of Cygnus olor isolate bCygOlo1 chromosome 3, bCygOlo1.pri.v2, whole genome shotgun sequence includes the following:
- the CITED2 gene encoding cbp/p300-interacting transactivator 2 — translation MAEHMMAMNHGRFPDGSGGLHHHPAHRLGMGQFPTPHHHQQQQHQQQQQQQPHAFSALMGDHIHYGAGNMNASGGVRHAMGPGSVAGGHPAGSMPPPARFSGSQFLAPPVGSPGGQLSASMQLQKLNNQYFSHHPYPHSHYMPDLHPGSHQLNGSSQHFRDCNPKHGGSGSGLPPAVPHVPAAMLPPNVIDTDFIDEEVLMSLVIEMGLDRIKELPELWLGQNEFDFMTDFVCKQQPSRVSC, via the coding sequence ATGGCAGAGCACATGATGGCCATGAACCACGGGCGATTCCCCGACGGCTCCGGCGGgctccaccaccaccctgcGCACCGGCTGGGCATGGGGCAGTTTCCCACCCCCcatcaccaccagcagcagcagcaccagcagcagcagcagcagcagccgcacGCCTTCAGCGCCCTGATGGGCGACCATATACATTACGGAGCGGGGAATATGAACGCGAGCGGCGGGGTCCGGCACGCCATGGGGCCGGGCAGCGTGGCCGGGGGGCACCCGGCCGGCAGCatgccgccccccgcccgcttCAGCGGCTCCCAGTTCCTGGCCCCCCCCGTGGGCAGCCCGGGAGGGCAGCTGAGCGCCAGCATGCAGCTCCAGAAGCTGAACAACCAGTACTTCAGCCACCACCCGTACCCCCACAGCCACTACATGCCGGACTTGCACCCCGGCAGCCACCAGCTGAACGGCAGCAGCCAGCATTTCAGGGACTGCAACCCCAAGCAcggcggcagcggcagcggctTGCCGCCCGCCGTCCCCCACGTCCCCGCGGCGATGCTGCCGCCCAATGTCATAGACACTGACTTCATCGACGAGGAGGTCCTCATGTCCTTAGTCATCGAGATGGGGCTGGATCGCATCAAGGAGCTCCCCGAGCTGTGGTTGGGACAGAACGAGTTTGACTTCATGACAGACTTCGTTTGCAaacagcagcccagcagggTGAGCTGCtga